From a region of the Candidatus Woesearchaeota archaeon genome:
- a CDS encoding DUF2073 domain-containing protein → MLTLQFIPYHEMENLDSEKRVSKLLKAVKSNKIVLMEGRLKSSEEAELIRRTMEQISPEFKGIELSVVNTPHTDSKFFRKIKGALVNILLGDRHGLTIIGPAKIIKEIKQDPDKIQLLTEEVKTSKKKK, encoded by the coding sequence ATGCTAACACTACAATTTATACCCTACCATGAAATGGAGAACTTAGACTCTGAAAAAAGAGTCTCTAAGCTACTTAAAGCAGTAAAAAGCAACAAGATAGTTTTAATGGAGGGAAGATTAAAAAGTAGTGAAGAAGCAGAACTAATAAGAAGAACCATGGAACAAATAAGTCCTGAGTTCAAAGGAATAGAATTAAGTGTGGTAAATACGCCTCACACCGATTCGAAATTTTTCAGAAAAATAAAAGGTGCACTAGTAAACATACTTCTAGGAGATAGACATGGTTTAACAATAATAGGACCTGCAAAAATAATAAAAGAAATAAAACAAGATCCTGATAAAATACAGCTATTGACTGAAGAAGTAAAAACCTCAAAGAAAAAAAAGTAA
- a CDS encoding tRNA (guanine(26)-N(2))-dimethyltransferase: protein MKIIKEATTKILAEEQKIVDKKMPVFYNPVMKLNRDITILLLQAIWEQGSEHRVQTTNHKPQVIADPLAGSGIRSIRMIKELPQNITKEILVNDKKENYKEYMKKNIELNKLNEEQSAKIKIYNEDANTFLFENRPFDYIDIDPFGTPNPFLDSAIRSLRSDGILAVTATDTSALCGSYPKACKRKYWAEPLRNELMHEIGLRILIRKVQLMGTNHQRALVPTLSYSHDHYMRIFFRFDKGKQNMDKVLKQHEPFMFEGKEYGPIWSGQLNDLELLKKILSETEKEETQKNIEKRTIKLLQTLKEETQIEQIGFYDIHTLAKGKEGTLPKFETIIKKLEEKGYKASRTHFRDTAIKTDAPKEEVIKLIKK, encoded by the coding sequence ATGAAAATAATAAAAGAAGCAACAACAAAAATACTTGCAGAAGAACAAAAAATAGTAGACAAAAAAATGCCAGTATTCTACAATCCTGTGATGAAACTAAACAGAGACATAACAATCTTACTACTGCAAGCGATCTGGGAACAAGGTTCAGAACACAGAGTTCAGACCACTAACCACAAACCACAGGTTATTGCAGATCCACTTGCCGGAAGTGGAATAAGATCTATAAGGATGATAAAAGAACTTCCTCAAAACATAACAAAAGAAATCTTGGTTAATGACAAAAAAGAAAATTACAAAGAATACATGAAAAAAAACATTGAACTAAACAAACTAAATGAAGAACAAAGCGCAAAAATAAAAATATACAACGAAGACGCAAACACATTCCTATTTGAAAACAGACCCTTTGATTACATAGATATAGACCCATTCGGAACACCAAACCCCTTCTTAGACTCAGCAATCAGAAGTCTTCGCTCTGACGGCATCCTAGCAGTCACTGCAACAGATACATCTGCTCTATGTGGAAGCTATCCAAAAGCATGCAAAAGAAAATACTGGGCAGAACCATTAAGAAACGAATTGATGCACGAAATAGGACTAAGAATACTGATAAGAAAAGTTCAATTAATGGGGACAAACCACCAAAGAGCATTAGTTCCAACACTTTCATACTCCCATGATCATTACATGAGAATCTTCTTCAGATTCGACAAAGGAAAACAAAACATGGACAAAGTATTGAAACAACACGAACCATTCATGTTTGAAGGAAAAGAATATGGTCCTATTTGGAGCGGTCAATTAAATGATTTAGAATTATTAAAAAAAATATTGTCAGAAACAGAAAAAGAAGAAACACAAAAAAACATAGAAAAAAGAACAATAAAACTTCTCCAAACATTAAAAGAAGAAACACAAATAGAACAAATAGGATTTTACGATATACACACATTAGCAAAAGGCAAAGAAGGAACACTGCCAAAATTTGAAACAATAATAAAAAAACTAGAAGAAAAAGGATACAAAGCAAGCAGAACACACTTCAGAGACACAGCAATAAAAACAGATGCGCCAAAAGAAGAAGTTATAAAACTAATTAAAAAATAA
- a CDS encoding Zn-ribbon domain-containing protein: MKIPHQCVKCGKLHGDASSAILEGCSDCGSKLFFYVRKDAIEKAKKRTFDLTSQEKEQMEKDVYEIIGSDIDSDLPVVLDIESINILKPGKYELDLVNLFKKKQPLIYKLEDGKYIVDVIESFKKIRE; the protein is encoded by the coding sequence ATAAAAATACCACATCAATGCGTAAAATGCGGAAAATTACATGGAGATGCATCATCAGCAATACTTGAAGGATGCTCGGATTGCGGTTCAAAATTATTTTTCTACGTAAGAAAAGATGCAATAGAAAAAGCAAAAAAAAGAACATTTGACTTAACATCACAAGAAAAGGAGCAAATGGAAAAAGATGTTTACGAAATAATAGGTAGCGACATAGACTCTGATTTACCAGTGGTGCTAGACATAGAAAGTATAAACATACTAAAACCAGGAAAATACGAACTTGACCTAGTAAATCTTTTCAAAAAGAAACAACCCCTAATATACAAATTGGAAGATGGTAAGTACATTGTAGATGTAATAGAAAGCTTTAAAAAAATAAGAGAATAA
- a CDS encoding 50S ribosome-binding GTPase, translated as MMKGLRAVFSKFLKKLFKKKKQVKLGLYGPPNGGKTTLANKICQDWLGEDMGSVSNIAHETREITVKESITIKSGNKELSFNLVDTPGIATKIDYEEFLKSGMKEKEAKARAKEATKGVIDSIKWLDDMDTVIVVLDATLDPYTQVNITIIGNLQARKIPVLIVGNKIDKKKSNLKKIEAAFPQYKVIGISAKFGKNMDEFYKELFDLV; from the coding sequence ATGATGAAGGGATTGAGGGCAGTATTTTCAAAATTCTTGAAAAAACTGTTTAAAAAGAAAAAACAAGTAAAACTAGGCTTGTATGGCCCGCCGAACGGTGGCAAAACAACCCTGGCAAATAAAATATGTCAAGACTGGCTCGGAGAAGACATGGGCTCTGTTTCTAATATAGCACACGAAACAAGAGAAATAACTGTAAAAGAAAGTATAACAATAAAATCTGGAAATAAAGAATTATCATTTAACTTAGTAGATACGCCTGGAATAGCAACAAAAATAGACTACGAAGAATTCCTAAAATCCGGAATGAAAGAAAAAGAAGCAAAAGCAAGAGCAAAAGAAGCAACAAAAGGAGTCATAGACTCAATAAAATGGCTTGACGATATGGACACAGTAATAGTTGTGCTAGACGCAACACTGGATCCTTATACGCAAGTAAACATAACAATAATAGGAAATTTGCAAGCAAGAAAAATACCTGTATTAATAGTTGGAAACAAAATAGATAAGAAAAAATCAAACCTAAAAAAAATAGAAGCCGCATTTCCGCAATACAAAGTTATAGGAATAAGCGCAAAATTCGGAAAAAATATGGATGAATTTTACAAAGAACTATTTGACCTGGTCTAA